A part of Antennarius striatus isolate MH-2024 chromosome 21, ASM4005453v1, whole genome shotgun sequence genomic DNA contains:
- the snx11 gene encoding sorting nexin-11, with translation MINNQEDDEFIAVRVQDPRIQNDGSWNSYVDYKIFLHTNSKAFTAKTSCVRRRYSEFFWLKKKLQKNAGLVPVPALPRKSIFYFSNEDFLEGRRKGLQAFLDKVVHMTVCLSDSQLHLFLQTQLPVGHIQDCVQGHTPYTVTDAILTYASSNQGFAQAQEEDTIKEPSLTISYESMESPAPHQPCLQVKEIFRPDLLSCSDSEPLGTPENHCDQGTEELQQKEKIQVLQTSDHLEAVVDDCNTAEVSFYLGDGQDDSGSLSPAELPHQRTETPVEVHNPIAAGPEINDEVNSASDGLCSPRQESVGTDTDKNTDAHPDTEEDAEVENKSETEKCVDSAVILDPVKSDTRSQEDVLEDMCSEMQVLENHVIADDDDDEGFPCVSGSDGQDADVICPEEIVNSDRQVEPDEVTPELEINVETPSESEIMEEVDDTPQVEIGDDDSVQPTDQRQISQELGLVVMKNETDEDSYSLPSSNESIVKVSDDESICDEASDLIQTENDYMNTSCVEVALWSEVETSSTNILDLKGSLAEKHDISTQEDGEDLQYISEINNLCTSLDVNLGVSVGDLTENGDFKILATSDSFGLADDNCID, from the exons ATGATCAACAATCAAGAGGACGAC GAATTTATTGCAGTGCGGGTCCAAGATCCCCGCATTCAGAATGACGGCTCATGGAATTCATATGTGGATTATAAAATATTCCTGCAT ACCAACAGTAAAGCTTTCACAGCGAAGACGTCTTGTGTGCGTCGACGCTACAGCGAGTTTTTCTGGCTAAAGAAGAAACTTCAGAAGAATGCTGGTTTGGT GCCAGTCCCAGCTCTCCCTAGAAAATCGATCTTCTACTTCAGCAATGAAGACTTCCTGGAGGGGAGAAGAAAAGGCCTTCAGGCCTTCTTAGACAA AGTGGTGCACATGACGGTGTGTCTGTCAGACAGCCAGCTCCACCTCTTCCTGCAGACACAGCTGCCGGTTGGTCACATCCAGGACTGTGTGCAAGGCCACACCCCTTACACTGTGACGGACGCCATCCTCACATATGCCTCATCCAATCAGGGCTTTGCTCAGGCTCAGGAGGAGGATACCATTAAGGAGCCAAGTTTGACCATTTCCTATGAGTCTATGGAGAG cCCAGCTCCTCATCAACCATGTCTACAAGTTAAGGAAATTTTCAGGCCTGACCTCTTGTCTTGTAGTGACTCTGAACCTCTGGGCACTCCAGAAAATCATTGCGATCAAGGAACAGAGGAGTTACAGcaaaaggagaaaatacagGTCCTCCAGACGAGCGACCATCTAGAAGCTGTTGTTGATGACTGCAACACGGCAGAGGTGAGCTTCTATCTGGGTGACGGCCAGGATGATTCTGGGAGTCTCAGTCCTGCAGAACTACCCCATCAGAGGACTGAGACACCAGTGGAAGTCCATAATCCAATAGCAGCTGGCCCTGAGATTAATGATGAGGTAAACAGCGCAAGTGACGGGTTGTGTTCCCCAAGACAGGAGAGCGTCGGAACGGATACTGACAAAAATACTGATGCTCATCCAGATACAGAGGAAGACGCTGAAGTAGAAAACAAATCTGAGACCGAAAAATGTGTAGATTCTGCTGTGATTTTAGATCCTGTGAAAAGTGACACCAGATCTCAGGAGGATGTTTTGGAAGACATGTGCTCCGAGATGCAAGTTTTAGAAAATCATGTCAtagcagatgatgatgatgatgagggtttTCCATGCGTCAGTGGCAGTGATGGACAAGATGCAGACGTCATTTGTCCAGAGGAGATCGTGAACTCGGATAGGCAAGTAGAGCCAGACGAAGTAACCCCAGAGTTGGAGATCAATGTGGAGACGCCTTCTGAGTCAGAAATCATGGAAGAAGTTGACGACACACCCCAAGTTGAAATTGGGGACGATGACTCAGTTCAGCCGACAGACCAAAGACAAATTTCACAGGAGCTGGGTCTGGTTGTAATGAAAAATGAGACGGATGAGGACAGCTATTCACTGCCATCTTCCAACGAGAGCATTGTCAAAGTTAGTGATGATGAGAGCATTTGCGACGAGGCCAGCGACCTCATCCAGACTGAAAATGATTACATGAACACATCTTGTGTGGAGGTCGCTCTCTGGTCAGAGGTAGAGACCTCCAGTACGAACATTTTGGACCTAAAAGGAAGTTTGGcagaaaaacatgacatttccacccaggaagatggagaggatcTTCAATACATATCTGAGATCAATAACCTTTGCACGTCTCTTGACGTGAATTTAGGTGTATCTGTTGGAGATTTGACTGAAAATGGTGATTTCAAAATTTTGGCAACCAGTGACTCATTTGGACTAGCTGATGATAATTGCATTGACTAG
- the nfe2l1b gene encoding endoplasmic reticulum membrane sensor NFE2L1b isoform X2, with product MLYLKKYFTEGLIQFTILLSLIGVRVDVDNYLSNQLPPLREIILGPSSAYTQTQFHNLRNTLDGYGIHPKSVDLDHFFTTRRLLNQVRQLDRLSVPSTELNTWLVHRDSETVVTANSQSSPSITLDNGAGLDDVNNADATLAMRGGSGAPESTYNLNAADTSLGAVAPEGNQEQSSRDGNDNLTKEDIDLIDILWRQDIDLGAGREVFNYSNRQKESEEKPSLCEHKDGNDEQESWRNGVNSQEAQPVDGETGESIPEQLPGIGSQTSLSLQECLRLLEATFPFGEESEGLPLAPQPPQAEPQLDLEQQWQDIMAVMELQGMDVNNTSLNSDSSSVDGTSGTTESNALGNYELATGATPVNQDVSLHQASLPSCSQHFPQMFNPQLGINPRTILPRISSSNSSNINSTFGATNLTGIFLLPHNSSSNNTTSTSMLPDPFSTLLEESMLDEISLLDLAMEEGFSQAQASQLEDELDSDSGLSLDSSHSPASPSSSETSCSSAASSSSTSATFSEEGAVGYSTDSEVATVETEEGAVGGYQPGYSKLCRMSYQDPSQFHSLPQLEGINHNHTYNLPLSSAFAEHPELPISTGKKTVRDKQHSKLQPHPDLLDKHASRDERRARAMKIPFTNEKIINLPVEEFNELLAKHHLSEAQLALIRDIRRRGKNKMAAQNCRKRKLDTIINLEQGVQDLRRDKARLLKEKMEYIRCIRQMKQKMHSLYQEVFTQLRDDEGRPYPSSEYSLQYSTDGSVLIMPRSVATPEQNRKPEKKQKDKKK from the exons ATGCTTTACCTGAAAAAGTACTTCACAGAGGGCCTGATTCAGTTCACCATCCTTCTGAGTCTCATTGGGGTGCGTGTGGACGTTGATAACTATCTAAGCAATCAGCTGCCCCCATTGAGAGAGATCATTCTGGGCCCTAGCTCAGCCTACACCCAGACACAGTTTCACAACCTGCGCAACACGCTGGACGGCTATGGCATCCATCCAAAGAGTGTGGATCTGGACCATTTTTTCACGACTCGACGATTGTTGAACCAGGTGCGCCAGCTCGATCGTCTCTCTGTGCCTAGTACGGAGCTCAACACCTGGCTAGTGCATCGTGACTCTGAGACTGTGGTGACCGCCAACAGCCAGTCCAGCCCCAGTATCACCCTGGACAATGGGGCCGGCCTAGACGACGTTAACAACGCTGACGCTACCCTGGCCATGAGGGGAGGAAGCGGAGCACCTGAATCCACATACAACCTGAATGCAGCGGACACCAGCCTGGGAGCTGTGGCCCCAGAGGGCAACCAGGAGCAGAGCAGCAGGGATGGCAATGACAACCTCACCAAAGAG GATATTGACTTAATTGACATTCTATGGCGACAAGACATCGACCTTGGTGCAGGAAGAGAAGTGTTCAACTACAGCAACCGTCAGAAGGAGAGTGAGGAGAAGCCCAGCTTATGTGAACACAAAGATGGGAATGACGAACaagaaagctggagaaatggAGTAAACTCACAAGAGGCTCAACCAGTGGACGGCGAGACAGGAGAGAGCATTCCAGAGCAG CTCCCTGGTATTGGCTCACAGACATCCTTGTCTCTCCAAGAATGCCTGAGGCTTTTAGAGGCGACTTTCCCTTTTGGAGAAGAGTCTGAG GGCCTTCCTCTGGCACCACAGCCACCCCAAGCAGAGCCACAGTTAGACCTGGAACAGCAGTGGCAAGACATCATGGCTGTCATGGAGCTACAA GGAATGGATGTGAACAATACATCACTCAACTCCGACTCCAGCAGTGTCGATGGAACAAGTGGGACGACTGAATCAAATGCATTGGGAAATTATGAACTTGCTACTGGCGCCACACCGGTGAACCAGGATGTCAGCCTTCACCAGGCCTCCCTCCCCAGCTGCAGCCAACACTTCCCCCAAATGTTCAATCCCCAGCTGGGCATCAACCCACGAACCATCCTGCCCAGAATCTCTTCCAGCAACTCCAGCAACATTAACTCCACATTTGGAGCCACCAACCTGACTGGAATTTTTCTCCTCCCACATAATAGTTCTAGTAACAACACAACGTCCACATCTATGCTGCCTGACCCGTTCAGCACCCTACTGGAGGAGTCCATGCTCGATGAAATCAGCCTACTGGACCTTGCGATGGAGGAGGGCTTCAGCCAGGCCCAAGCTTCTCAGTTGGAGGATGAACTTGACTCAGACTCTGGTCTTTCCTTGGACTCCAGCCACAGCCCAGCCTCCCCAAGCAGCTCTGAGACTTCCTGCTCTTCGgcagcttcttcctcttccacatCAGCCACTTTCTCAGAGGAAGGCGCTGTCGGGTACAGCACCGACTCTGAGGTTGCCACAGTAGAAACTGAGGAGGGTGCTGTCGGCGGCTATCAACCTGGGTATAGTAAGCTCTGTCGTATGAGCTATCAGGATCCATCCCAGTTCCACAGCCTCCCTCAGCTTGAGGGCATCAATCACAATCATACTTACAACCTGCCACTTTCCTCTGCATTCGCTGAGCACCCAGAGCTCCCCATTTCAACTGGGAAGAAGACTGTCCGTGACAAACAGCATTCGAAGCTTCAGCCTCATCCAGACTTGCTTGACAAGCATGCCAGTCGTGACGAACGGCGAGCCCGTGCCATGAAAATCCCCTTCACCAACGAAAAGATCATCAATCTGCCTGTTGAAGAGTTCAACGAGCTTCTTGCCAAGCACCACCTGAGCGAAGCCCAGCTGGCCCTCATCCGCGACATCCGCAGGCGTGGCAAGAACAAGATGGCGGCTCAGAACTGCCGAAAGCGCAAGCTGGACACCATTATAAACCTAGAGCAGGGCGTCCAGGACCTGAGGCGCGACAAGGCCCGTCTGCTGAAGGAGAAGATGGAGTACATCCGTTGCATCCGGCAGATGAAGCAGAAGATGCACAGTCTGTACCAAGAGGTGTTCACTCAGCTACGGGATGACGAAGGTAGGCCCTATCCTTCCAGCGAGTACTCGCTCCAGTACAGCACAGACGGCAGCGTGCTGATCATGCCCCGCAGCGTGGCCACTCCCGAGCAGAACCGGAAGCccgagaaaaaacaaaaagacaaaaaaaagtga
- the cbx1b gene encoding chromobox protein homolog 1b isoform X2 encodes MTSPEKKDKKPDEVPEEEEEEEEYVVEKVLNRRVVKGRVEYLLKWKGFSEEDNTWEPEDNLDCPDLIAEFLQSQKSAQDGKRKAAGDAEGDDSKTKKKKDDTEKLRGFARGLSPERIIGATDSTGELMFLMKWKNSDEADLVPAKEANVKCPQVVISFYEERLTWHSYPTEDEKKDEKN; translated from the exons ATGACTTCACCTGAGAAGAAGGACAAGAAGCCAGATGAAGTgccagaagaagaggaagaggaggaagaatatGTGGTGGAAAAGGTTCTGAATCGACGAGTGGTGAAAGGGAGAGTAGAATATCTTCTCAAGTGGAAAGGCTTCTCTGA GGAAGACAACACGTGGGAGCCCGAAGACAACCTGGACTGTCCAGATTTGATTGCAGAATTTCTGCAGTCCCAGAAATCGGCACAAGATGGAAAGAGGAAGGCGGCCGGAGATGCAGAAGGAGATGACagtaaaacaaagaagaaaaaggatgaT ACGGAGAAGCTGAGGGGTTTCGCTCGAGGTCTTTCTCCAGAAAGGATCATCGGTGCAACAGATTCCACGGGAGAACTCATGTTCCTCATGAAATG gaaaAACTCTGACGAAGCCGATCTGGTTCCAGCGAAGGAGGCCAACGTGAAGTGTCCGCAAGTGGTCATCTCCTTCTACGAAGAGCGGCTCACCTGGCACTCGTATCCCACCGAGGACGAGAAAAAAGACGAGAAAAACTAA
- the cbx1b gene encoding chromobox protein homolog 1b isoform X1 gives MSMSLTTEPQNDGPTVTEESKMTSPEKKDKKPDEVPEEEEEEEEYVVEKVLNRRVVKGRVEYLLKWKGFSEEDNTWEPEDNLDCPDLIAEFLQSQKSAQDGKRKAAGDAEGDDSKTKKKKDDTEKLRGFARGLSPERIIGATDSTGELMFLMKWKNSDEADLVPAKEANVKCPQVVISFYEERLTWHSYPTEDEKKDEKN, from the exons ATGAGTATGAGCCTGACTACAGAGCCCCAAAACGATGGCCCCACTGTTACGGAAG AGAGCAAGATGACTTCACCTGAGAAGAAGGACAAGAAGCCAGATGAAGTgccagaagaagaggaagaggaggaagaatatGTGGTGGAAAAGGTTCTGAATCGACGAGTGGTGAAAGGGAGAGTAGAATATCTTCTCAAGTGGAAAGGCTTCTCTGA GGAAGACAACACGTGGGAGCCCGAAGACAACCTGGACTGTCCAGATTTGATTGCAGAATTTCTGCAGTCCCAGAAATCGGCACAAGATGGAAAGAGGAAGGCGGCCGGAGATGCAGAAGGAGATGACagtaaaacaaagaagaaaaaggatgaT ACGGAGAAGCTGAGGGGTTTCGCTCGAGGTCTTTCTCCAGAAAGGATCATCGGTGCAACAGATTCCACGGGAGAACTCATGTTCCTCATGAAATG gaaaAACTCTGACGAAGCCGATCTGGTTCCAGCGAAGGAGGCCAACGTGAAGTGTCCGCAAGTGGTCATCTCCTTCTACGAAGAGCGGCTCACCTGGCACTCGTATCCCACCGAGGACGAGAAAAAAGACGAGAAAAACTAA
- the nfe2l1b gene encoding endoplasmic reticulum membrane sensor NFE2L1b isoform X1, with translation MLYLKKYFTEGLIQFTILLSLIGVRVDVDNYLSNQLPPLREIILGPSSAYTQTQFHNLRNTLDGYGIHPKSVDLDHFFTTRRLLNQVRQLDRLSVPSTELNTWLVHRDSETVVTANSQSSPSITLDNGAGLDDVNNADATLAMRGGSGAPESTYNLNAADTSLGAVAPEGNQEQSSRDGNDNLTKEDIDLIDILWRQDIDLGAGREVFNYSNRQKESEEKPSLCEHKDGNDEQESWRNGVNSQEAQPVDGETGESIPEQLPGIGSQTSLSLQECLRLLEATFPFGEESEFPAPVVTPEIVSNEEVPSTSQGLPLAPQPPQAEPQLDLEQQWQDIMAVMELQGMDVNNTSLNSDSSSVDGTSGTTESNALGNYELATGATPVNQDVSLHQASLPSCSQHFPQMFNPQLGINPRTILPRISSSNSSNINSTFGATNLTGIFLLPHNSSSNNTTSTSMLPDPFSTLLEESMLDEISLLDLAMEEGFSQAQASQLEDELDSDSGLSLDSSHSPASPSSSETSCSSAASSSSTSATFSEEGAVGYSTDSEVATVETEEGAVGGYQPGYSKLCRMSYQDPSQFHSLPQLEGINHNHTYNLPLSSAFAEHPELPISTGKKTVRDKQHSKLQPHPDLLDKHASRDERRARAMKIPFTNEKIINLPVEEFNELLAKHHLSEAQLALIRDIRRRGKNKMAAQNCRKRKLDTIINLEQGVQDLRRDKARLLKEKMEYIRCIRQMKQKMHSLYQEVFTQLRDDEGRPYPSSEYSLQYSTDGSVLIMPRSVATPEQNRKPEKKQKDKKK, from the exons ATGCTTTACCTGAAAAAGTACTTCACAGAGGGCCTGATTCAGTTCACCATCCTTCTGAGTCTCATTGGGGTGCGTGTGGACGTTGATAACTATCTAAGCAATCAGCTGCCCCCATTGAGAGAGATCATTCTGGGCCCTAGCTCAGCCTACACCCAGACACAGTTTCACAACCTGCGCAACACGCTGGACGGCTATGGCATCCATCCAAAGAGTGTGGATCTGGACCATTTTTTCACGACTCGACGATTGTTGAACCAGGTGCGCCAGCTCGATCGTCTCTCTGTGCCTAGTACGGAGCTCAACACCTGGCTAGTGCATCGTGACTCTGAGACTGTGGTGACCGCCAACAGCCAGTCCAGCCCCAGTATCACCCTGGACAATGGGGCCGGCCTAGACGACGTTAACAACGCTGACGCTACCCTGGCCATGAGGGGAGGAAGCGGAGCACCTGAATCCACATACAACCTGAATGCAGCGGACACCAGCCTGGGAGCTGTGGCCCCAGAGGGCAACCAGGAGCAGAGCAGCAGGGATGGCAATGACAACCTCACCAAAGAG GATATTGACTTAATTGACATTCTATGGCGACAAGACATCGACCTTGGTGCAGGAAGAGAAGTGTTCAACTACAGCAACCGTCAGAAGGAGAGTGAGGAGAAGCCCAGCTTATGTGAACACAAAGATGGGAATGACGAACaagaaagctggagaaatggAGTAAACTCACAAGAGGCTCAACCAGTGGACGGCGAGACAGGAGAGAGCATTCCAGAGCAG CTCCCTGGTATTGGCTCACAGACATCCTTGTCTCTCCAAGAATGCCTGAGGCTTTTAGAGGCGACTTTCCCTTTTGGAGAAGAGTCTGAG TTCCCAGCCCCGGTTGTCACCCCAGAAATAGTTTCCAATGAAGAAGTTCCTTCTACATCTCAGGGCCTTCCTCTGGCACCACAGCCACCCCAAGCAGAGCCACAGTTAGACCTGGAACAGCAGTGGCAAGACATCATGGCTGTCATGGAGCTACAA GGAATGGATGTGAACAATACATCACTCAACTCCGACTCCAGCAGTGTCGATGGAACAAGTGGGACGACTGAATCAAATGCATTGGGAAATTATGAACTTGCTACTGGCGCCACACCGGTGAACCAGGATGTCAGCCTTCACCAGGCCTCCCTCCCCAGCTGCAGCCAACACTTCCCCCAAATGTTCAATCCCCAGCTGGGCATCAACCCACGAACCATCCTGCCCAGAATCTCTTCCAGCAACTCCAGCAACATTAACTCCACATTTGGAGCCACCAACCTGACTGGAATTTTTCTCCTCCCACATAATAGTTCTAGTAACAACACAACGTCCACATCTATGCTGCCTGACCCGTTCAGCACCCTACTGGAGGAGTCCATGCTCGATGAAATCAGCCTACTGGACCTTGCGATGGAGGAGGGCTTCAGCCAGGCCCAAGCTTCTCAGTTGGAGGATGAACTTGACTCAGACTCTGGTCTTTCCTTGGACTCCAGCCACAGCCCAGCCTCCCCAAGCAGCTCTGAGACTTCCTGCTCTTCGgcagcttcttcctcttccacatCAGCCACTTTCTCAGAGGAAGGCGCTGTCGGGTACAGCACCGACTCTGAGGTTGCCACAGTAGAAACTGAGGAGGGTGCTGTCGGCGGCTATCAACCTGGGTATAGTAAGCTCTGTCGTATGAGCTATCAGGATCCATCCCAGTTCCACAGCCTCCCTCAGCTTGAGGGCATCAATCACAATCATACTTACAACCTGCCACTTTCCTCTGCATTCGCTGAGCACCCAGAGCTCCCCATTTCAACTGGGAAGAAGACTGTCCGTGACAAACAGCATTCGAAGCTTCAGCCTCATCCAGACTTGCTTGACAAGCATGCCAGTCGTGACGAACGGCGAGCCCGTGCCATGAAAATCCCCTTCACCAACGAAAAGATCATCAATCTGCCTGTTGAAGAGTTCAACGAGCTTCTTGCCAAGCACCACCTGAGCGAAGCCCAGCTGGCCCTCATCCGCGACATCCGCAGGCGTGGCAAGAACAAGATGGCGGCTCAGAACTGCCGAAAGCGCAAGCTGGACACCATTATAAACCTAGAGCAGGGCGTCCAGGACCTGAGGCGCGACAAGGCCCGTCTGCTGAAGGAGAAGATGGAGTACATCCGTTGCATCCGGCAGATGAAGCAGAAGATGCACAGTCTGTACCAAGAGGTGTTCACTCAGCTACGGGATGACGAAGGTAGGCCCTATCCTTCCAGCGAGTACTCGCTCCAGTACAGCACAGACGGCAGCGTGCTGATCATGCCCCGCAGCGTGGCCACTCCCGAGCAGAACCGGAAGCccgagaaaaaacaaaaagacaaaaaaaagtga